The following are from one region of the Lytechinus variegatus isolate NC3 chromosome 4, Lvar_3.0, whole genome shotgun sequence genome:
- the LOC121412898 gene encoding exportin-4-like — protein MGDFLRQLEEASHIILAPPHTVNQEQRQAAEHTILAFRRASNPLQACQFILEHSSVDYILFQAASTVKEAVIRDWAMLDHSQVYSVRSFLLKYVTHKPGLPSYVREQILQAVAVIFKRGTVESKENGREGLFADISQLITSGDPPLQMIACSMLTALLNEYSGSTRTSDIGLSWEFHIQCKHIFEIHDLKKVFMYAVQILHQLMSTEGPLSGDTAKVFSRFLSICEQVLSWEFALVRPARRRVGSFQPVDTPPLRPDGKWRDPLLDHGLLELFFKIHARTRLNPDSCHIAMQCLSQLATLDGPVFADRKAKSDYLAHFIRCLLQALNGSEVQDHEALGFANIINHLITKFPIELIAGQSAGLLNSFVDSLSSFTCLCGRQAALEEAVSPLSFLNRPVC, from the exons atgggCGACTTTTTGAGACAGCTTGAAGAAGCTTCACATATCATATTG gcaCCACCTCATACTGTTAATCAGGAACAGAGACAAGCTGCAGAGCATACCATTCTTGCTTTCAGAAGAGCATCAAACCCACTCCAGGCATGCCAATTCATTTTGG AACACAGTAGTGTTGACTACATCTTGTTCCAGGCTGCATCAACGGTCAAGGAAGCGGTCATTAGAGACTGGGCAATGCTTGACCACTCACAGGTTTACAGTGTCCGCAGTTTTCTTCTGAAATATGTCACGCATAAACCAGG CTTACCCAGCTATGTGCGGGAGCAGATTCTTCAAGCGGTAGCGGTAATCTTCAAGCGAGGGACGGTGGAGAGCAAGGAGAATGGTAGGGAAGGCCTCTTTGCCGATATCTCACAGCTCATCACAAGCGGTGATCCACCTTTG caAATGATAGCATGTTCCATGTTGACGGCTCTCCTCAACGAGTACTCAGGATCCACACGAACCAGTGATATCGGTCTTAGCTGGGAGTTCCACATACAATGCAAACATATATTTGag ATTCACGACCTGAAGAAGGTGTTCATGTATGCTGTCCAAATCCTTCATCAACTGATGTCAACAGAAGGTCCTCTGAGTGGTGACACAGCCAAGGTCTTCAGTAGATTCTTGAGTATATGTGAACAGGTCCTGAGCTGGGAGTTTGCTCTTGTTAGAC CAGCGAGACGGCGTGTAGGGTCATTCCAGCCTGTGGACACACCCCCTCTAAGACCCGATGGTAAATGGAGAGACCCACTTCTAGACCATGGACTGCTTGAACTATTTTTCAAG ATTCATGCAAGGACACGGTTAAACCCTGATTCTTGTCACATCGCCATGCAGTGCCTGTCCCAGCTAGCTACCCTTGATGGACCAGTCTTTGCAGACCGCAAGGCCAAGAGTGACTACCTGGCTCATTTTATACGTTGCCTTCTCCAGGCTCTCAATGG TTCTGAGGTGCAGGACCATGAGGCCTTGGGATTTGCTAACATCATCAATCATCTCATTACCAAGTTCCCCATAGAGCTCATTGCTGGTCAATCTGCTGGTCTTCTAAACTCCTTTGTGGATTCTCTATCAAGCTTCACCTGTCTTTGTGGCCGGCAAGCTGCACTGGAAGAAGCAGTAAGTCCTTTAAGTTTTCTTAATCGACCAGTTTGTTaa
- the LOC121413650 gene encoding uncharacterized protein LOC121413650: MDLFSLRNSLTISVLVTFCVSITMGQQESIQISPRDVTVREGREVRLPCVLQQPGICNVYWYRKDMQTYFFRNAEFMPRIPSEVSERYSIPGNTSAGDFTLRIVNVSSWDDGEYQCACYAPSHKDTLTSDPARLQVLIAPSDEYPICEVRKRDGLLLPGDEVELICRSTEGSPPVQLAWYKGDQRLHSEMSWNYEIVAKHRTVVTLQENLSHFYCKAEGDALLIPRNCTVDPVAMAAPPPVQIDSNLQKVWQEFESGTLPLTGGQPRSQDMIELSFTCGPSTNFSREVNNFTWYVNQDPIRPGTFGYILENNGRTLRVTDLSILYSEIDVEIVCELSNNGWTVSNSTTVVSLNGNILGKPTDAMTRTELPTVPDTDIIINKRPGKWRLWPIWLLIVCVLMSLFLLILLAIYAPVICGCKKKKSKKSHAHCHHGATTKSEFHYTHSQGCSTLRTSRDTLNVYELPESERGGSDQQRQQVQATLHVVVHSANHSSNSPVDSQPVISTAETIVSSDYTTENCLATASSKAVGNYYHPDLGHYQKVRPGARPAHFNSQLLVPPSPKPHPPARTDSLEPHYQHPRSHMCCMNKTWGHNVRHEKPLCNHAPLTLSSQPDVTEGCYVRTLPLPPNEVKKARLVYMDNGQLDQVANGTVYSDVPLDDVDNIYENIAGEEAEKGNKQTLV, from the coding sequence ATGGATCTATTTTCATTGAGAAATTCTCTAACCATCTCTGTCTTGGTGACATTTTGTGTTTCCATTACGATGGGACAACAAGAATCTATTCAGATATCACCACGTGACGTGACTGTTCGTGAGGGCCGAGAAGTGCGGCTACCTTGCGTCTTGCAACAACCTGGGATATGTAACGTATATTGGTACCGGAAGGACATGCAGACATATTTCTTCAGGAACGCGGAATTCATGCCACGCATCCCTTCCGAAGTCAGTGAGCGCTATTCGATCCCAGGAAACACTTCAGCAGGTGATTTTACCCTGCGCATTGTCAATGTTTCCTCATGGGATGATGGGGAGTACCAATGCGCCTGTTACGCACCATCTCATAAGGATACATTGACCTCTGATCCAGCACGTCTTCAAGTCCTCATCGCTCCTTCAGATGAGTACCCCATCTGTGAGGTACGCAAAAGGGATGGGTTACTGTTGCCTGGAGATGAGGTTGAACTGATTTGTCGCTCAACAGAAGGGTCACCTCCGGTTCAGCTCGCATGGTATAAAGGAGATCAGAGACTTCATTCCGAGATGTCATGGAATTACGAGATTGTCGCTAAACACAGAACTGTGGTTACACTGCAGGAAAatctatcacatttttattgcaAAGCTGAAGGTGATGCCCTGTTGATTCCACGAAACTGTACAGTTGATCCTGTGGCAATGGCTGCTCCGCCACCCGTTCAGATTGACTCTAACTTGCAGAAGGTGTGGCAGGAGTTTGAAAGCGGGACGCTTCCTCTGACGGGAGGTCAGCCTCGCTCACAGGACATGATAGAACTGAGCTTCACCTGTGGACCAAGCACCAACTTCAGTCGTGAGGTTAATAATTTTACCTGGTATGTCAACCAGGATCCTATCCGTCCTGGAACCTTTGGATATATCCTGGAGAATAACGGGCGTACTCTACGCGTGACAGACCTATCCATCCTCTACAGTGAGATAGATGTAGAGATTGTGTGCGAGTTGTCCAACAATGGCTGGACAGTTTCAAACAGCACAACAGTCGTGAGTCTGAATGGCAACATCCTTGGGAAACCGACAGATGCTATGACAAGAACAGAGCTCCCTACTGTTCCAGACACCGACATCATAATCAACAAACGTCCTGGAAAATGGAGGCTATGGCCAATATGGCTGCTAATCGTTTGTGTACTTATGTCTCTATTCTTGCTCATACTTCTTGCAATCTACGCACCAGTTATTTGTGGCTGCAAGAAGAAGAAATCCAAGAAATCGCATGCTCATTGCCATCATGGTGCCACCACCAAGTCTGAATTTCATTACACTCACTCGCAAGGATGCAGCACACTCCGTACCTCTCGTGATACCTTGAACGTCTATGAGTTGCCCGAGAGTGAGCGCGGAGGAAGTGACCAACAGAGGCAGCAAGTACAAGCGACGTTGCACGTGGTGGTTCACTCTGCCAATCATTCTTCCAACAGCCCGGTGGACAGTCAACCCGTCATCTCTACGGCCGAGACGATTGTTTCATCAGACTACACCACCGAGAACTGCCTCGCAACCGCATCATCAAAAGCCGTTGGAAACTACTACCACCCCGACCTCGGCCACTACCAGAAAGTCCGTCCAGGTGCGCGTCCCGCCCACTTTAACTCACAGCTCCTGGTTCCACCTTCGCCAAAGCCGCACCCACCTGCGAGGACTGACTCTTTAGAGCCTCATTACCAGCATCCACGATCGCACATGTGTTGCATGAACAAGACGTGGGGTCATAATGTAAGGCATGAGAAGCCGTTATGCAACCACGCCCCTCTGACACTATCCTCGCAACCTGATGTAACAGAGGGATGCTATGTCAGGACATTACCTCTGCCTCCTAATGAGGTCAAGAAAGCAAGGTTGGTGTACATGGACAATGGACAGCTTGATCAAGTAGCCAACGGGACTGTGTATTCTGATGTACCCTTGGATGATGTGGACAATATTTATGAGAACATTGCTGGAGAAGAAGCGGAAAAGGGTAATAAACAAACTCTTGTTTAA